Part of the Bacillus sp. THAF10 genome is shown below.
CCATTTAAACTTTGTTGCTACTGCGAAAAGATTAGCAACACGAAACAAGTTTATGGCAGCTTTCGGCCTGGAAAAAGTCCTAAAGCCGACTTTTTCCTAGTTTGTAACAACAATCTTTTAGAAAAGAGCTTTTTAAAAAGAATAGTTAGAAAGAAATGCAATGACTTCGTCTGGTGTTTTAGCGTTTGCGCTGTGTAGATGGCCGATTTTTTCGCCATTTTGATATACCAGAAGGCTTGGAATTCCCATCACCTGTTGTTCTTCTGCAATACCAGGTAAACTATCTTTGTTCAGTTCGTGAAGGGGCACATGTTGTACCTCTTCTAATACAGATGGCATAAAGGCATCCATTCTCTTACAATCTGGGCACCAATCTGCATAGAATTTTACCACCACAGGTGAATCCTGTTGAGTGATTTCTGTGAATTGCTTTTCGCTTGTAATGGTATTCATGTTAAATTCCTCCTAGAATGTTAAGCTTGAACGTGCGGGTTTGTAGCTGGTTTTGATGAACGAGCCTTAAAGACAATGGCGAGGATAATGGAAAAGAATAGATGCGTGCCTAAGCTCATTAACATATCAGATGTGAACGCATTTGCGAGATTGGTTCCCATTCCCATCATCATAGGCATGATGACTAAAGGTCCGACAATCCAAATGCCGACCCCAAAAATAAGGGCAGCTACCCAAATATTTTTGATGAATGTTGTCAATATGGCAAAGGAAAGACCAAAGATCACACTGATAATCATGTGGATAAGCCATCCGATAGCAAGACTTTCACTTCCCATCATGGCGGCAACCATCCCCATCATTCCTCTCATCTGCATCATCAGGCCAAAAATAATCCCTCCAACTACCCCAGCAATAATCCCAGTAGAAAGTAATTTTCCCATTTCTTTGTTCATCATCAATCGCTCCTTTCGGTGATATAACACTAGTGTAAAACTAATGTTTTGAAAATTCTGTAATGTATCTTACAAGAAGCGATTAGAAAGAAGCCTACTTGGAATTAAGTGAAGGGGTAAAAAAAGAACGAGTATGAAGAGAAGCTCTTCATACTCGGCTATTATAGGGAAGTACTATTTTAAATTCTTCCTAATGTACTGAACAATTTTTCTCAGCTCCGTTGCGGACGGTCGACCAAATGGACTCGTTTGTCTTTGTTGATACAATAGTTTTCCGTTTTCATCCACTAAGAAATAGGCAGGTTCACCGTGTGTCCCGTGATCTTCATAGGGAGCATCGTCTCCATGATAAAAAACATCGTATGCTTTTAATGCCTCAAGGCTTTCATCTGAAAGAACCGGGAAACTAAGCGAATGTTCTTCAGACATGTCCTTCAATGCCTCGACGTTGTCTGTGGCTATCGTGATGATATGAACATTTTTTTCCTGAAAGAACCCAACACTTTCTTGTAAATCCTTCAGGTCCTGAACACATACTGGGCACCAGGCACCTCTAAAGAATATCAGTAGATGCCAGCTTTCATGGCTCTTCCTATGATCTTCAAAATTAAACATTTCACCATTTGTCGTCGGTAAGGAAAAAGTCGGTACGGAATCGTTTAATTTAAGGCTTGTCATTAGAAAATCCTCCTATTCGTTCTTTATTAGTGTACACCCCTATTATATTTCCTTTAGTAATAGAATTCATGTAATATGGCTTACACAAATATGCTTGTGCACTAATAAAAACAAATCAGGATATTGGACTTATATGATACAATCCTTCTCTACTATGTCTATTAAGGCTTTTAACTGACTTACACTCGTTTCTAACGTTAATGAATAGTAGCGCATGGTTCCCTTTTGTTCTATTTGTACTAGGTGATTGTCTCTTAATATTTTTAAATGGTGAGAAATTGCAGGTCGAGAAAGCGTCGACGAGTTGGCAATTTCATTCACACTAAGGCTTTCATGCTCTGCCAAAAGTAAGATGATATCTTGTCTGGCTGGATCACTTAGTGTTGTAAACAATGGGATACAGGAACGAAAAACATCTATAGCTCTTTGTGTCATAATCAGACCTCATTTATGCATATTGTCTAGTTCTCTTTCATCACAAGTTTAGCAACATTGGCTGCCGTGCGTCTAGGTAAAAATTTTGCTGCCAAAGCACCAACTTTATTTAATCCTCCAGTTATTACCACTCGTTTTCCTTGCATTAAGGCTTGATACCCTTGTTTCGCAACTACATCTGATGACATAGCATTGCTAAACATTTTTGTGTTCTCTACCTTTGCAATAGAGCTAAAGTTTGTTTTAGTTGCACCAGGACAGAGAGTTGTCACCGTAATGGAATGTTCTTTTAATTCTTCTGCTAATGCTTCTGAGAAGGATAGAACAAAGGCTTTTGTTGCATAATAAACGGCCATGTTCGGACCAGGTTGAAAGGCTGCGGTACTTGCAACATTTAGGATTTTTCCTGACTTACTCTTCTTCAAATCTGGCAGCAAACGATAGGTTAGTTCCGTTAAGGAGGAAACATTAAGCTGAATCATATTTAATTGCTGCTCAATACTAAGATCTTCAAAGGACCCTAATAGACCAAAGCCAGCATTATTTACTAATACATCCACTGTAATAAATTGATTATTTATTTCAGTCATAATTTCGTTAATGGCATTAGGCTCACTTAAGTCCTTTGAAATAACGGTAACATTAATGTGCGGATACTTCGTTTTTATTTCTTGAAGCTTTTCTTCATTACGTGCAATGACAACTAGGTTATATCCATCATTGGCAAATAATTTAACAAATTCATACCCTAATCCACTTGATGCCCCTGTTATTAAAGCTGTTTTCGTCATAAAAATTACCTTCCTTTATGTTAGAATGATTAAACGTTTAAGTATTTAAACATATAATACATAATAAAATTAGCTACTGTCAATTATTTTTTCCTTTTTTAGATTTCACTTTAAGAATGATGTAAACTGCCAACGGAATCACCAGTCCGAATAAAAGGGTATAGGAGAGAACAACCTTTTCAATAAACATGACAAAAAAGGCGACGTTTGGATAAATAGTGACAGAAAAGTATAAAACAACGATGCTTAAAGGGTGAATGAGAAGATTTTGCCCTTTTAACCCTATTAATTCCCTTAAACCAATAGCTGTCGAGTGAAAGCAGATGATGACCTTGTAGAACAAGCTGATCACCCAAACCGCTGCAGCTACAACCTCTAGTCTCTGTAGAAAGTTTGCGATATTAATTTTCTTTGAAAGTAAGTAGGTTGGGTACTCTACCTGTGAGGAGAAATGAGGACCCAAAACCAAAATGACCAAGAAAGTGATAATAATTAGGATGGAGCCGCCGGTCAACCCACCTAACAAAAAAGCTTTTTTAATTTTTTCTTTTTTTGTGACATGAGGCGCAATCACGAAAAAGATGAAAAGCTCTAAAAAAGGGACAGTCAAGATGGACAAGGAACCATTTATTGTAGACTTCACTCCTTCACCGAAAATTGGCTCAAGGTTTGCGATGTCCCCTTGAGGAATGAGTGCTACTACCATAAAGATAATCATAATCAAGAAGGTTGGAAGAACAACCTGAGCAGAGCGAGCAATGGTCTCAATTCCCTGTCTTGCTCCATATACAATTGGAAACAAAAATAAAAGGTGTAAATAGATTTTTGGTGTTTCTACCATTATCTGGGTGGTAAGAAAGTCACCTAGATTACTTAATACTTCGCAGGTTAGCAAAAAGATGAAGAAGAAATAACATACCGATACAACCTTCCCGAGGATTTTCCCGAACGCTTTTTCCATGAGCTTGTATAGATTTGTGTCTGGTGAGAGCTTTATAATCTTCAAATATAACCAAATGACTAGAAGTCCTAAGCCTAATCCAAGGGTACCCGCAATCCAGCCATCCTGTTTAGAAACGGCTATTAAAGGTCTTGGAATCAGTAAAATGGAACTGCCAACCGTAAAGAACATAACAAGAATACCAAATTGATTGGGTGCGATTTTTTGAATATGCTTCTCCATGCCGTCCCACCTTATTTAAATAGTGACATAATCATTTCTGTTAATGGTTTAAAAAGATAGACGATAACATTCAGAGGGTTTGGAACGTCTTCCATTAACATTTCCGCCAAAAACAGGGAAAGACCAATAACAATTAATGATAGATACGCGATCATTAATTTTTTTTCCTTTTTCAAAGACATATAATCTGCCATCACCATGATGCCGGAAACCAACAATATTAGCAAAAAATCTAGCAAGCTCTACTCATCCTTTTCCTTAACAGAATGGTCCAGTGATCCTGTATTATGTAGTTTTGCTGTTACTTTTACGGTGTAGGGAATGGTAGGAAAGATTTCGTACCATTGATCTTTGTGCTTCTTCCAATAACCGTTTTCTTTTCGGTGAATCGTATTACCAAATCCAAACACATCTGATTTAACTTCTTCTTGCGAAACCTTGATAGCATCTTTTATCATGGTTTCTATTTTGCTGGAAAGAGCATCTTCTATTTGTTTAAATATCTTCATATCAACAGGATTCTCCTCACATTCCACATCTACAATATTGCCTTTTACTTCCACCTCAATTTCAATCTTCGGGGTATCGTTTTTTATGCTGGCAGACATATTTGCTTTGGTTGTGATGATCTCTACTGTCTGATTTCCGCTATTAGGATTCGGACACGGCAGTACTTCTGATGTGCTCTTAATATTTCCTTTAGCATAATTTAGTCCCTTGCTTTGGTCCTTATCAAACCATCCTACTAGCTTATCGTACTTAAGTAATGCTAAGGTTCCTACCTGAACATAAGTCTCAGGTGCAGAAGCTTCCACATTGGACACCAATTTCCCATTGTTTACATCACCGATAACTTTTATTTCCGTCAGGGCAAGATCCATTCCTTCTGTATTTAATTCTTCCAAAAGCTCATCGAATTTGAGGACAGAAATGTTACCTAGATGCTTGGATGTTGAAAGGAGCATGGAATGGATGGACAAGGCAGGAATAGGCTCTAAAACCGTCAATATGCTTAATACATCATTGGCGGTATTTTCCTTGCTCACTAATAAAAAGAAGTCTGATCTAAAATCATGATCCCTCATAAGTGGATCGAGGGACTTCTGAATGCCTTCCTCCACTAATTTTTCATTCAACACGACAAGCTGGACATGCCCAAAATATACTTTACGAGGATTTATTTCCGTCAGATTCCTCCAGGCCTCAAAAAGCGTTTCGCCTTGTGATCGAACGGTGCGAACCATACTTCCTGCTCCCCCTTTTTTGGTGGCTTGGGAGGACATGGTCGGATTGATCAGCTGTGCTGTGAACGAATAGCCATTCTCTGTTTTATCAATACCTAATGCAATGGCGATGACTAATTGATTGATTTCACGCCTGTTCCAGCACCCTGTCATCATGAATAAGCAAATAATGAGGATCATGGCCCTTTTAACATGCTTCATAAAATCACGTTCCTTTACCACTCAATTCTTTTGAAACTTACCCTTAGAATTCTGTCTGGTCAGATTGTGCTGATGAAAGATATTCGGTCTTCCTGTCAACCATCGCAATGGTAAATGAAAAATGGTATCCCGCTGAGCTTCTTTGTTAAAGGGACCAAGGGGCGCCATATATGGAACACCAAACGAACGAAGGCTGCACAGATGAAGCACCAGTAAAAATAATCCAACCGTAACACCATACAGGCCAAAGGTTGCGGCAAGAATCATGAATCCAAATCGTAAACCCCTAACCGCAATGGCAAGATTATATGCAGGAAAAACGAAGGTGGAAATGGCCGTAATGGAAACAACAATGACCATTGCAGGAGTAACAAATCCAGCTTCTACCGCAGCTTGGCCAATTACTAAAGCCCCAACAATGGAAATCGCCTGCCCCACCGCTTTAGGCATCCGGATTCCCGCTTCACGAAGAATTTCAAAGGTTACCTCCATGATTAAAGCCTCCACAAAAGCCGGAAAAGGAACCCCTTCCCTTTGAGCCGCAAGCGTAACCATTAAAGGAGTAGGAATCAATTCAATATGAAAGGTCTGGATCGCAACAAAAAAAGAAGGACTCAATAATGCGAAAAAGAAGGCTATAAATCTTAATATTCTCATCAAACCAAAATCAGATCGTTGGTAATAATCCTCGGCTGCTTGGAGAAATTGAAAAAAGACAACCGGTAACAAAAGCACAAATGGTGTACCGTCAATAAGGATGGCCACTCTTCCTTCCAATAATCCAGCAGCTATTACATCGGGCCTTTCTGAGTTAAACATCGTAGGAAAAGGGCTTAAGGTATCATCCTGAATGAGTTCCTCAATATAGGAGCTTTCTAGAATCCCATCAATATCAATTTCTTCCAACCTAGAACGGACCTCATCGACAATGTCTTCATTGGCAATCCCTTTGATGTACATAATGTTTACTTCTGTTTTGGTATACCTACCAATCTCCTTTGATTCCATCCGTAAGTTGACATCTTTGATTTTTTTCCTAATTAATACGGTGTTCGTTTGAATATCTTCCGTGAATCCTTCCATCGGACCACGAACCACACTTTGGGTTTTCGGCTCTGTTACATCCCTTTTAGAGGGATCCTTTGTTTTCGCAATAATCGTTCTAGCATAACCATCCACGAGAATAACGGTATTTCCTGTAAGAATAGAAGAAACAATATCTTTATATTGATCTGTATAGTTAACAGATCCAATCGTCATGCACGAATCGCCTAAACTGGTAATCAAATCTAACGGGGGCTCCTGTTCTTTATAGCCCTTAAACCATTCCAGCATAGACTTGATGACACTTTCCTGGATGTTCTGTATTCCAGCCATCCCCTCCATATACACAATGGCGAGCTTATAATTCGAATGGGGGTGAAGGGTTCTAAAGACGAGGTCCGAGCTTTCACCGAATATGTTTTTCAAATACGTGATATTACTTTCTAGTTCTCTTTGAACAAGATCCTGCGAGACAGAGCTAACATTTTCCTCCGTTTTGACTTGTTCCTGTTTTGGCCTGGATTTTTTCTTTTTAGGAATAATTTTAATCGGTGACAATATTTCACCCCCATCGACCTGCTTTGTATTTAATGTTTACAAATTTTAGTTGATTATGCAGGAGGGGATTTTTGTTCTCTTTTCTAAAAGAATGTTGCTTTTTCCAATCTTTAAGTGAAGACAGATGATTAAAACTACCTCCGGGAAAAGAACGCATAGCGACAACGTCTAGATAAAAAATAGAATGTCCGTTCTTAAAAAAACTTGCATTTCTATTTTTAATCCCTTATAGTTAACTACATGGTTAACTATTATAAACGAAACCTTGATCAAGTATTTTCCGTTCTATCAGATCCAACCAGAAGGAGCATCATTCAAGAGTTGTCTAAGGGTGAGAAGACCGTTAAAAAGCTAGCAGAGCCTTTTGACATGTCTTTGCCTGCGTTTTCAAAGCATATGAAGGTGTTAGAAAATGCGGAGTTAGTTTCTTTTAGAAAGGTAGGAAGGTACAAATATTATTATCTTCACCCACAAGCTTTTCATGAGGCAACAAAATGGCTTAATGATCTTGAGTCCTTCTGGAAAAGTCAGCTGACAAGCTTAGAGAAATATCTATTAAAAGAAGAAAAAGGAGGAAACAACGATGATCACAATGAATAGCGTGCAAGATTTTACCCTACAGTTAAACCACACGTTCCCTGTTAAAAAGGAAAGAGTATTTCATGCTTGGACAAAACCTGAAGAGTTGAAGAACTGGTGGGGCCCAGATGGATTTACGACTACGATTGATGAAATGAATGTGGAAGTAAACGGAGCGTACAGGTTAAACATGCATTCCCCGGATGGTCAAACACATGTCTTAACAGGTCAATATTTAGAGGTCGTTCCACATGATAAATTAGTCTTTACTTGGAAGTGGGAAAACGGAGAGCAAGAGTTTCCTGCAACAAAGGTTACTATTGATTTCTTGGAGAAAGATGATGCTACCGAAATAGTGGTGACACATGCAAACCTTCCGAGTGAAGAAGCAGCTCAGCAGCATAATTTTGGTTGGACAAGTTCATTAGAAGAAAGCTTGAAAAAATATCTAGGATAAAAATAAGAGGGAAAAGGGAGAGAATGAACATGAACGAAAAAATGATTCTGGATCAAATGGAATTTGCGCGTAACATCGTATTAAAACATGCTCAGGAGATGACAGAAAAAAATGC
Proteins encoded:
- a CDS encoding Ger(x)C family spore germination protein, with the protein product MKHVKRAMILIICLFMMTGCWNRREINQLVIAIALGIDKTENGYSFTAQLINPTMSSQATKKGGAGSMVRTVRSQGETLFEAWRNLTEINPRKVYFGHVQLVVLNEKLVEEGIQKSLDPLMRDHDFRSDFFLLVSKENTANDVLSILTVLEPIPALSIHSMLLSTSKHLGNISVLKFDELLEELNTEGMDLALTEIKVIGDVNNGKLVSNVEASAPETYVQVGTLALLKYDKLVGWFDKDQSKGLNYAKGNIKSTSEVLPCPNPNSGNQTVEIITTKANMSASIKNDTPKIEIEVEVKGNIVDVECEENPVDMKIFKQIEDALSSKIETMIKDAIKVSQEEVKSDVFGFGNTIHRKENGYWKKHKDQWYEIFPTIPYTVKVTAKLHNTGSLDHSVKEKDE
- a CDS encoding helix-turn-helix transcriptional regulator; the encoded protein is MTQRAIDVFRSCIPLFTTLSDPARQDIILLLAEHESLSVNEIANSSTLSRPAISHHLKILRDNHLVQIEQKGTMRYYSLTLETSVSQLKALIDIVEKDCII
- a CDS encoding endospore germination permease, with protein sequence MEKHIQKIAPNQFGILVMFFTVGSSILLIPRPLIAVSKQDGWIAGTLGLGLGLLVIWLYLKIIKLSPDTNLYKLMEKAFGKILGKVVSVCYFFFIFLLTCEVLSNLGDFLTTQIMVETPKIYLHLLFLFPIVYGARQGIETIARSAQVVLPTFLIMIIFMVVALIPQGDIANLEPIFGEGVKSTINGSLSILTVPFLELFIFFVIAPHVTKKEKIKKAFLLGGLTGGSILIIITFLVILVLGPHFSSQVEYPTYLLSKKINIANFLQRLEVVAAAVWVISLFYKVIICFHSTAIGLRELIGLKGQNLLIHPLSIVVLYFSVTIYPNVAFFVMFIEKVVLSYTLLFGLVIPLAVYIILKVKSKKGKNN
- a CDS encoding peroxiredoxin; translated protein: MTSLKLNDSVPTFSLPTTNGEMFNFEDHRKSHESWHLLIFFRGAWCPVCVQDLKDLQESVGFFQEKNVHIITIATDNVEALKDMSEEHSLSFPVLSDESLEALKAYDVFYHGDDAPYEDHGTHGEPAYFLVDENGKLLYQQRQTSPFGRPSATELRKIVQYIRKNLK
- a CDS encoding helix-turn-helix transcriptional regulator, giving the protein MVNYYKRNLDQVFSVLSDPTRRSIIQELSKGEKTVKKLAEPFDMSLPAFSKHMKVLENAELVSFRKVGRYKYYYLHPQAFHEATKWLNDLESFWKSQLTSLEKYLLKEEKGGNNDDHNE
- a CDS encoding SRPBCC domain-containing protein — encoded protein: MITMNSVQDFTLQLNHTFPVKKERVFHAWTKPEELKNWWGPDGFTTTIDEMNVEVNGAYRLNMHSPDGQTHVLTGQYLEVVPHDKLVFTWKWENGEQEFPATKVTIDFLEKDDATEIVVTHANLPSEEAAQQHNFGWTSSLEESLKKYLG
- a CDS encoding spore germination protein; this translates as MSPIKIIPKKKKSRPKQEQVKTEENVSSVSQDLVQRELESNITYLKNIFGESSDLVFRTLHPHSNYKLAIVYMEGMAGIQNIQESVIKSMLEWFKGYKEQEPPLDLITSLGDSCMTIGSVNYTDQYKDIVSSILTGNTVILVDGYARTIIAKTKDPSKRDVTEPKTQSVVRGPMEGFTEDIQTNTVLIRKKIKDVNLRMESKEIGRYTKTEVNIMYIKGIANEDIVDEVRSRLEEIDIDGILESSYIEELIQDDTLSPFPTMFNSERPDVIAAGLLEGRVAILIDGTPFVLLLPVVFFQFLQAAEDYYQRSDFGLMRILRFIAFFFALLSPSFFVAIQTFHIELIPTPLMVTLAAQREGVPFPAFVEALIMEVTFEILREAGIRMPKAVGQAISIVGALVIGQAAVEAGFVTPAMVIVVSITAISTFVFPAYNLAIAVRGLRFGFMILAATFGLYGVTVGLFLLVLHLCSLRSFGVPYMAPLGPFNKEAQRDTIFHLPLRWLTGRPNIFHQHNLTRQNSKGKFQKN
- a CDS encoding SDR family oxidoreductase; the encoded protein is MTKTALITGASSGLGYEFVKLFANDGYNLVVIARNEEKLQEIKTKYPHINVTVISKDLSEPNAINEIMTEINNQFITVDVLVNNAGFGLLGSFEDLSIEQQLNMIQLNVSSLTELTYRLLPDLKKSKSGKILNVASTAAFQPGPNMAVYYATKAFVLSFSEALAEELKEHSITVTTLCPGATKTNFSSIAKVENTKMFSNAMSSDVVAKQGYQALMQGKRVVITGGLNKVGALAAKFLPRRTAANVAKLVMKEN
- a CDS encoding thioredoxin family protein, whose translation is MNTITSEKQFTEITQQDSPVVVKFYADWCPDCKRMDAFMPSVLEEVQHVPLHELNKDSLPGIAEEQQVMGIPSLLVYQNGEKIGHLHSANAKTPDEVIAFLSNYSF